The following DNA comes from Fusarium fujikuroi IMI 58289 draft genome, chromosome FFUJ_chr03.
GCGAATTCTCGGTAGGGCTTTGGGTGCAATTCGACCAGTTTGTTGCTCAATTGGATCAGCTCGGGAGTTGGGAGTTCCTACACGTGAGCTGTCATTGCCATCTTCGACACTGACCATCTCCTGCAGATCATCAGGATGCTCAATGTTCAACTTCCGGCGCTTAGCAGCATGGTTGGCAGGATCCAGAAAATCCGAGAGAGCAGGTGCGGCGACCTTGGTGCGAATGTGTCGAATCAGATGTTCTGTCATCTCACGTCTAACAACCTCCACAGCTTCGATTACCGGATCAAAGTTCTTagctctttgcttcttctcctcttcaagatctgcttcctcttctcgtcGCCGCCTTTCCTTCTCGTCGCGATATCGTGGCTCGGTATTTGTTTTTCGGTCTGGACTTGCACTGGATCGTCGGTGACTCGAGGGGCCATCTCGATGGGGACGAGGTAAGCATAATTGCATAGTCATATCATAATTGAAAAATTCGGTGTGATTAACAGCGCGAAAACATCGTTCAGCTTCTGACTTCCCGGTGAACGAGTTGCGGAACACGATGAAATAGCCCGACTTGTCGACTCGGATTTCTTCAAATCCGTAATTCTTGAGTCGTTTCTTCATGTGTGGAAGAATACTTGGTAGTACTGGGACACTATCGCCTGTAACGTAAATATATGGATCGTCCGCGAGTTTTTGGGTAAGGTTTGAAGTTTCGAGATTGAGGCCTTTTTGTTGCGAGGGGGTTAGAGAAAGTTGTGGTGCGCTCGGGACTACAGGTTGTCGCTGTGCTGAGGGACCCTTAGGAGCGGTTGGGGGAGGTCTAGTAAAGACAGGAGCAGTTCCAGATTTGGGACCAGTCGGAGGAGCTTTGGCTGCAAGAGCAAGTCGCTCttgttccttcttctcaaacttTTCCTTCTCCCTCTTGAGGTGCTCTTCCAGCATACGTCGGCTTCTGCGTCCTTCTGCATCGTACTCTACACGGACTATATCGGCGTCAACCTTGATGCCTCGAGTCCGTACAGCTCGGCGAGCTGCCTCCATAGCAGAAACGGGAGGTCGGTCGGGTCGCTTAGAGTCTCGGTATCGAATTGTCGCAAATCCAAGATAGCTACCTGTTTCTGGGTGcatcttgttgctgctctcgGCAATTTCACCGAAGGTAGCAAAAATGGCTGTTACTTTGCTAAAAGGAACAAGCGGATTATACCTCGTCACTACAATCTGCGTGGGTGGGCCAGGACCAATCGAGGTCTTGGAATCATAGGGATAgggcttgatgttctcgggTGCTGTTCGCAAACGCGATTTAGGGAGGTAGTAATCGGTGTTGATATAACCGAGGCGACCGTCCGACTTGGCCAGTCGAGGGTCTGTAGGGGGGGCGTCATCGTCCTAATCATTTTCATTAGCCATGAGTCTTTCACCAAAGATGACGCCCCCCCTAAGGAGGgaaatttatagttatacGTACTCGACCGAACTCCTTGTATGTCGGCTTCGCGCTCTTGCTGACACTCTTATTGTGTACTCGATCGAGGAGCGGATCATAGGTGCACTTGAGGCCCTTGACGGAGGGCATAGGATCTCGAGCCGGAATGCGCTCATTGGAAAGGAGTCCGTCTGATATCGAGCCATTAAAACCAACGGCGGGTGAGTTTCGGGAGGACTGTCTCGCGGCCCGATCGGCGGTCAGACATGTAGACATGTCTGGCTTTGTGGTGGCCGAAGCCAATGAGTTGGGAGAATCTTTGGAAGCGATGGGAGTAAGGCTCGAGGTGGGAATACGGGACGAAGCTGAAGTTGCCGCGGCACCGTGGCGGGCGGTTGTGCTAAATATTGATGAGGCCGTGCTACTGTATGAGCTGGCCGAGTCGACAGTGCTGGGAATGTCTGTGAATGGTGATTCTGTGTCTTCGGGCTGTGCGGGCATAGTATCCGACGATGAAACAGTGCCGTTTTGGCCAGCATTCGCGGCTGCGTCTGACGCAGCTGATGTCGGTGTAGGGTCGCAAGCGCCGGTCAGGGAGGCCGGTGTCGACCCAGATTTGGATTGTTCGCGATCTCTACTGAGATCTGGGCGAGTCTGGGACTGTGCTTTTACCTTTGGAGCTGTGGGGAAGAATTGCGCGAAGCTCGCGCCTGGTGGGCGAGTCATCGTGACGATGCGCTCTTCCTACTTCTTCCCCCGTGCTCTTACCATGATATCCTTAAACTGAAGCGTTGAGTGTACACCTAACGGTTGGGTAATATTTGTCCTGCGGCGATTCCAGAAGGGTTGTTTTGAACGAGGTAGCGATGAAATTGGAGAGATTGAGGGTGAGAGAAATGCTTCACGCGACCGAGGGATGCTGAGGTTGAATGTGGCGGAGCGGCGTCACCGACCGACTCCACGAGCAGTAAAGGAGTAGAAAAAGTCGTCAGAGCGTGAACAAGCAGACTGAATCAAATGGATGATGCGCGCGACAAAGGCGGGCGCGATGATGGATAGCAATGTCCAGAGTGTCGAGAGAAACGAGGGGGGAAATTGGTGGGAGAATGAGAAAAAATGGCTGACGACCAAGGAAGTTGACGTTCGCTTCGGTCTGCTTTGACTTTTGGTTCAGGGATGAGTAGAGTTACTTCTAGCGGTAAGGTCCAGGTCAAATGAGAGGATCGCCCAGCCACAGTTTGAGTGGCTTGGAGGTTTCTTGTAGCTTTTGATTGGATGTTATGTTTGGGTTGATACACGGTTGGTCGGTTCGTAGGTGGGTATTTGTTTGGTTGCCAATTAACGCGTCCCACAAGACTTCAAGTATTGGACTGAGACTGGCACCGCGTCAGTGGACGTCTGAATCGGTTTGTCCGTTATTTCGCTGCAAACTCCCTCGTGTTTTGGCATTGGGCTTCAGTGCCCGTTTTTCATAACCAATGCAGTGCCTCTTCTTAAATATTCGTACCTTGTTCATCGTTGTTTGAACCATTCGTTTGACAAGGTGCCTTATTTGGAAACAAGGGAGATGTCATCATGCATGAAAGAAAGGCCTTTGTCCAAGGATTTAATTTGTTCGAAAAACAAAGCTGAGAGATATTATTCTCGGTAAACAAAGGCAAGATGATATATCTGTATCAATCCAAATAAAGAGCAATACCGCAAATAGCATCAATACAGTGACATTTAGGACGCAACTTGCCAAGTCTCTGAGGTACAAGACAATATTTGGGGTAGACCTAACCTGTACCATTTCACATGCATGCCAACATAGACTCGATACAGTACCTAGTGAAAACGTACCCGTTGAAAACCACATCAAAATACAAGTCAGGTCAAGTCATTGTTAACAAATTTATTCATGTCAATATTTGCCAGGTGCAGCTAATGTTTCGACTTGAGCCATCTGGCATACAGACATAGAATTTTAAAAAAGCATAGCCATGGTGACCTCTCAAGCCAGAATCTTCCAAACTCCGTCTCGTCGCCCATATTAATATCACGACAAACTTCTTCCAAACGCCGAATATTTTTACAGTACAAAATGAGGGCTTAGaagttcagcttcagctcaaactcctcctcttcatcgtcagagATGCCAAGCGGTTGGCTCAGAGGTgggagatcatcatcatctccatcttcatcgaagATAGACATGAATTGAGGTCTCGGCTTGGcttcctgctgctgctttaCCGCTTGACGGAGGCGAGCTGGGGTTATAGTAAGATCAGATCGAAGAGAATTGACTGTCTCGACAGGCTTGACAGCACGCTGTGTTCCAACAGGTGCCGTAGGCCCGCGACGTTGAGCGTTGACCATTGAAGATGCTGACCTACCTCGATTGTAGCCGATAGTGGTTCGTGATGCAGCAACGCCAGTAGCACTCTCTGCAGTCGATGTCTTGGCAGGCACCACACTTCTGACGACAGGCTTCTTGCTCTGATACAAAGAGCTGAGAGGCTTTCGAATCTTAGTTGTTCGTGCCACACTCGAAGCCTTACTGTTGCTACTGGCGTCTGAGTGGATTGACAAAGCAGATGCAGCGCGCCTTGATGCCAGACTCGAAGGCTGCTTGGTTCGGATGCCCTTGGCCTTCCGTTCCGAGCCCGCAATAGTAGcctttggtgctggtgcctTGATCTGCACTTCGGTGTCCGAAAGATCGTCAATGTTGAAGGTTAAAGCAGCCCTCTCTTGCTTATTTCTCTCCTCCGCCTTGGCAGCAACCTTCTTCATTGTCTCTGCAAACTCCCGGTCTTGTCTagaaacaccatcatcatcgattGGGTTGTAGAAGTACTGATAGTATCCCTTCataatattttctttcttcaagcCCTCGAGGGTCAGCATATCCTTGGGGAAGCAGTCCGATTCATATGGGAGATCCTTGGGCTTCGGCGGGGCATATTccggttcttcttcttgtggCTCGATGGGCTTCTGTTCTTCCTTGAGTCGAATCTCGAGAGGTGCAAGGTCCACTGGTCGCTGCTTGGGCTTCTGTACCGTTGGTTTGAGCTGTGTTTGCTCAATACCCTGGATGATGTTCTTAACACCACCAAGCTGCCCGTTCTTAGCCTTGGCATTGGTAGTCTTGTTGCCCAGAGGAGCTCGATTCTGGGTACCTAAGAACACATCTCCGATTAGCATATTGTTCTTTGTCCTGGTAAGAATCATGCGTACCCATTGGGGTGACTATGGCCTGTCGTGTTCCATTGCCTTTGTTCAGCGTCTTCACTCCACCGAGTCCGGTCTTGCCAGTAAAGGCTGTGGGAGCATTCTCGTCATGCTGAGGAAATCGAGATGGGGTTTTTGGAAACCGTGCATTGTGTTGCTGTTTGGTCGGAACTTGGTGGCTAACGACCAGATTCTCTTGGTCGCGATGCGCCGCCAACATGATGGCTACTACGAGCGAATCAAGGATTCAGTGTATCTTTGTCTTGTCGCCGGGATAGAATTAGGCAGATGTTGATCCCGTCATTGGATTCATTAATCAAAAGAGGTAATTACGGTTGGAAGATGAAAGGGTCATTTGCTCATCTGCCAGGACCTTCGCGGCCGGGATGTTTTGGTCGGTCTGTGCTGGCTGGCGGGGCAACCACTATCTTTGGGAGCATGTTCCTTGAGTTTACAGTGGAAAGTGCCGGCATGTGAGCGCCACACCTCAACGACCGCCACAAGCCAATGGGGCTATACTCAGACGCGGCCTCCACCGGGGCAGCTGTGGAGGGGCATCACTCCTCCCCTTTCTTGATAGGTACTTAACCGCTTCATCTTACATCCGAACAACACGACCTCTGTCTTCATCGCCGGTTTCCCTTCAGCCTTTTCTTCAACCTAAACAACCCTTTCGCCGCTTATCAAAATGGATCGCATCAAGGAGGTTAGTTGTCCAAAAAGTTCCTTGCTACCCCGCCATGGCAACCTAATAGGAACCATTGTGGAGGGGTAAACTATCGTCGGTCGACCCATGCTAATATGGCGATGGTGGATAGAAAATGAACCAGCTCCGTCTGGAGGCCGACGAGGCCAgtggcaaggttgaggagctccagagcaaggtcaaggttctcgagCAAGAGAACCTGTCAAAGGAGCAGGAAATCACCTCCCTCCAGCACAAGAACAACCTCCTCGAAggcgaggtcgagaagcttgagaacgcCGTAAAGGATTTCAAGAAGGCCGCCGATGAGGGCCAGCAACACGGCACTCAGAACGAAACCCTTCAGCGAAGGCTGCAActtctcgaggaggaggccGAGGATGCCGACAAGACACTCCGTGAGGCCAACGAGAAGTACGTTGAACCCCCCTAGCAAGCCCCCTTACCGCCATTTCCACAACCATCAATTTTAAACACCACAAATGATACAACGGCTAACAGAGCGATTCTCTAGGCTCCGACAGACCGATGTCAAGGCCGGACACTTCGAGCGAAAGGTGCAAGCCCTTGAGAACGAGCGTGATCAGTGGGAGTCCAAGTACGAGGAGATGTCGCAGAAGTACAACGCTCTCCAgaaggagctggaggagctCCAGGCCGAGATTGGCAACATCTAATTTATCCCCAACCCTTAAAGCACTCGCGCCGGATGCAGAATCCATGTTCGTTAGCATGTCCGCAGACATCAGTATACTCGTCCAGTTGTATGATGCCTTGGTTGCAGGTATTTCCAGGTGTTGGCCAGATGAGCGAATGGAGCAGTTGCCGCATGTCATGTTACGTTTCTACTACTAGCTGATTGAAGCTGGCTTTTCTCAAAGGGTATCTTTTTGTAAATGGTGCGCTTCTTACATCCTTCTATGTTGTCCAAATCCATTAAGCTCCATCGTACTTTATCATGCCCTCctctttgccttcttgatTCTCTGCTTCTTATCCGTCAACTGCCTCTCGAACTTGGTCTCGTATCggaacttcttcttcttcttcttgggttcCCGTCGTGACTTTGCTTTTTGATCGTCCTTGGGTTCTTCAACCTTTTTATCCTCCTTATTGTCCTTGTCGTCGACTTGGGGCTTATGCAATCCATCTCTTGTCACCGACACAGACTCGACCGTGACAGTGGTATAACGATCTTCGTCGATGTATTCCTCTTCGTGGTCAACAATATCCAACTCTGGCTGATCAGGAAAACCGTCCCACTCTCCGTCTTCCTCGTCAGATTCCTGCTCAACCGCCCCAGCAGCTTCCGACTCCTGCAACAATCTGTTTACGGTCTGGACGTGCTCTTCGACATCGCGCTTTCGTTCTTCTCGTATCTAGTAGAATAATTTAGTACTATTCAAAAGTGACAGTGGCAATCTCGCTTGAAAATCTGGGCGTACCTGTTTTCGCAACTCTAGCTTCTCCTGACGAGCCCTCTtggcagcctcttcttgagcatTCTTGATACGCTGCTGCTTGCGCTTATGGAAACCAGTCAAATATTCCTGCCGCGCCTCGAAGTCGAAGTTAACCTCCTCGACAGCAGAGGTCATCTTTCGCTTCTTAGATGGCGGAGGCAGAATGCTCTTTTTGGGTCTTGGTTTGGCGAACATGGTTGCTTATATGCACGGTAGTCGTGAAATATAAATGCAAAAATGAGAGTGTATCGAGTAAACTATTTTGTTGGCTACTATAGCAAGAATAGGTAGTATCTTGAACATCGAAAAATTCACTGTCGCGAAACTTTCCCAGGATAGCTCCACAACGGAACGGATCCATCACTCACCGAGGTGTGCATGCAACGGGGCTTTGCATGTACCGGAATGGTTACGTAAGGTAGCTGCTCCTGCATCAGCTCTCTCAATGCTAGCATTATCATCACAAGCTGGAATCGATAGACAGACACAACGCCCAATAACCAGCAAATATCATCCGTGATGCGTCTTCAGATTCTTGCCAGCGCTCTTGCGCTTAGCGGTTCCGCCGCGGCTTTCTCAGACTCATGGCCATTGGTTATGTTTTCTACCTCCAAGTATGACGCGCGCCTTCGTGTCCTATCTATACTTGGAGCTCCCTACTAACGATGACGACAAAGGTTTTCCGATGCACCCAGCAACAACCACATCCAGACCCGATCCCAAGCTCTCGAGCAAGTTCAGGACCTCTTGACTTCATGTCCGACCGATAATTACGTCCTGATCGCTCATGAGGGTGTCAATGCCGCTGATTTTCGACGACCGAACTCCATGTCCAATCTTCACCATGCTATCGGCCGCAAGGAAATCCAGGGCAAGTTTATTGTCCCTGAGGTTGTTGGCGAGTCCATCGATGCGACTGCGATTCAGGACTACATTAAGAGGGCGTGTTACGAGCAGGCAAAGAAGGTGAAGCCTCACTTCACCCTAATCAAAGCTTCGACGAACGAGGAAGGTCAGTTATATGATGAAACTCGCTTTGAGTTCAAATTTTAACCATATCACAGAAGCTATCAAGCAGTGGGAGGAGAGCGAGCAAGGGTTGAACGATTCATACACTGTCCTTTTCGTTGGCACGCCATCCACCAAGGCGAAGACGGCCGCATCCAAGTCCGAGAAGACCATCTACGAGCCCGAATTCATCGAGCCTCTGCATATGGACTTGAAGCGCGATGTCTCAGGTAATGCGGAGAAGCCTGGCAACGCCACACGCGATACCCGTGGTCTATTTGAGAAGTACCAGTTCTTTACTCCTGGTAAGCTTCCTCGTTATAATCTGCGCATGCTTGACTCCGTACTAATTAATTGTAGGTATCTTCATGGGAATCATCGCTGCCATTGTGCTGTTCTCCCTGCTTGGCGTTGGTCTGCGGGCTCTGGCTAGCCTCGAGGTCTCCTACGGCGCTTTTGAGAAGGACATGGGCCCCGCTGCTCAAAAGAAGCAGCAGTAAAGCACTTGTGCTGAATAAACGAGCGCTGTCCATGTATCAGTCTTCCATGAGGAATGATACTTGTATATCAGATTACGGAGTTTGGGTTCCTTTGGTGCGACTTGATGGGAGGATTAGTATCGACATGTAATGTTGCGAGCATCAGCTGTAGACAGGACATAGGGTCGGGGATCCAGATAAAGGGTCTTGACCCAAATTTATTGAGCACTTTTTGCAGATGCGATTCGAAGCCATCAAATAATTCAACGCCAAACTCCGTTATGATACCTGAAGTCATAACATCCGATCTCTCTAGTGGTGATGCATCCCCGATGGAATTTTGCAAACGTAACTAATCTTGGCTCGTATTGTCATCTTTACACCAAGTGGCTGGGCAGCAAAAAGTTGGCAATACCCTCCTTGACAGCGTACTCGTGCCCACAGTTGCCACAAACGAGTTTTCCCTCGGACATTTGagtctcgagaagaagatggtgaagatccttgagggtcttctcatcagccCGAAGCTCAACTGCTGTGGGAGGCTGTTCAGGGAGCTGAGGGAAACCCAACTGAAACATGAAAGTGTCAGAAACTTgtttcaacaacaacacaggGCGAGTTTCATGATCGCTCGCCTTGTTCTGGCTAACTCACCTCAGAGGCCGTTGTGCAAAGAGCCGTCCAGTCAAGTCGGGGCAGTACATTGAGGATCATGTCAGGGTTCAACTCGATATCGTCTTGGACGAGTTCAGCGTCCTTTGGGTGAAGAGGGTATGAGTCTTTAGAGGACTTGCAGGCCTTGACGGCGCAAGTAAGaaagttgaggctgagaaccTTCATCTTGATTTCGGAGAAATATGAGCAGAAGACGTGTTGAGCAGTCGTGTAAAAGATCGAGAATCGTCAAATTGATGTTGTCTTGTACTTACacaacttttttttcttctatgGCGGGGGAGGACTTGGTGGTGAACTGAGTGAGCCCCACGTGACAGGGATGTTCTACTTAGTAGGCAGAGCTACGTGCTACAGTACTGACAAGACGGACTAAAACGCCAATTCACCACAAATTTTGGCTATAATTCTACAATTGATAGGGTCGAGTTCTAGTAGCTGGTAAAGATCGATACACAGATATGGTCTTGATATGGTCGGTGTTGTATTGTCTCTTATTGAATACCGAGTCTCGAGTCGCCTAGAATCGAGAGCGCTGACGGGCGTGGCGAAGtccaacaaagacaagaccagcaacaacGGCAAAGAGGCCAGCCTTCTGGAGAGGAGACCAACCAGCGGAAATCTCCTCCGCGGCGAATTCAGATGTGCCGTAAAGGTCTAATTGAGGCGAAGGCTACGCATCAGCAAATCCGGCCTTTTAGGATTATCAATGAGGGCGAGGCAACGGACTGGTGCAAAACAAGAGTGTTGCCTCTTAAAGCTCAACGTGAATACCTTCAGGGGGGACATCAAGCTCGCCGCTCTTGGCGATCTTGACCGCCTCGACGGGTCGGTCGGCACCGCCAGTCTTGGTGTTCTCgatcttctcgatgatgTCGTAGCCCTCGAGGACCTCACCGAAGACGACGTGCTTGCCATCGAGCCACCTGGAGATGGTTGTTAGTATTGCGGTTGTAATTGGTTCGTTGAGATGGAGTTGCGCTTACGAGGTGACAACGGTGGTGATGAAGAACTGGGAGCCGTTGGTGTCGCGACCGGCGTTGGCCATGGAGAGGAGACCCTTCTTGGTgtgcttgagcttgaagttctcatccttgaagcGGTCACCGTAGACTGAAGGCAAATGTTAGCAATTGACGGATTTGACCGAGACGAAGCTATCGCAACATACTGGACTTGCCACCGGTGCCGTCACCCTTGGTGAAGTCACCGCCCTGGATCATAAAGTTCTTGATAACACGGTGGAAAGCAGAACCCTCATAACCAAAGCCCTTCTCGCCAGTAGCCAGAGCACGGAAGTTCTCAGCTGTCTCGGGGACAGTCTTGCCGTAGAGGCCCATGACGACACGGCCGAGCTTCTGGTCACCCTGCTCAATGTCGAAGAAGACCTTGTGGGTGATCTTGGGgcccttggcagcctcagCTGTCtgggcgaggaagaggaggccgAGCCCTAGGACCAGGGCCGACACGAAAAGGCGACGAAGATTGAACATGATGGTTGTTTCTCCGATGATCAAAGAATACAGAGGCAGAAGCAGGGAAATGGAAAGGTTGGAGAGGAGGGACGGGAAGGGACACTTATACCGTAGAGATAGCCACTGACCGGGGGGTAGCTGGTCCCCGCTGCGTGCGCAATTGGGGGACCTAAACGCTAAACTATCTGCAGATGGTCCCCGCTGCCGGACTGGGAGTGGAGAGCTTACTCTGCGTTCCAGCACGTTTCAGCGGCTAAAGCCACCAGAAGAGCGAGTTCTTTCATTGGTGCCCTGCCGATCTAGGGCCCTGAAACGACAGAAAAGATTCGACATGATGAACACGGCTTGAACGTAGAGTTACACTAACTTTTAAGTCAGAGCCTCGTTCCCCTGTCGCGGCTCACTTCTCCAGTGGACCCCGCCGTGCTGGAGCTTCCTGGTGGCAGTCTTGTACATTTCAGTGCAGCAATTAACCCGAGATTTACCGAATTGTCCATCTTTTTCCAATTGCACGTCAGGTCGGCTTCGATTTGGAGATCGAGGCATGCGACTGTGATACTCACGACAATCTGTCACCATGGTACGTTTGTACCCAATGCCCACCCTTCAAAGCAATTCGAGATTAACAGTATACAGGTCTTCTTCCTAGGCGTCAACTTCGGCGAGCAGAAGCTCGTCAAGGTAAGTCTAACAGTCACTGAACACTCTCATACGTTCTCACACCAGACCCTTCCACAGAAAGCCCTCGAGTCCTTCTACGCTCTCGGGCCCCAGACATCTGCCCGAATTATGGCGAAATACTCGATCCACAAGCTCGCCAAGGTCGGATCCCTCGCTCCCAGAACCGTCACTCTCATCACGGCCGAATTATCACAAATGACGATCGAAACGGACGCCCGTCGCTTGTTACAAGAGAATATTCGACGGCTGAAGGATATGGGATCATACCGGGGTAGACGTCACGCAATGGGCCTGCCAGTCCGTGGTCAACGAACAAGGACACAGACGGCAACGGCCAACAGACTGAACAGGGTGGAACGACGAGGTTAAGCGCATCATTGGAAGAGTGGGTTGCCTAGAATTGGGTACGGATATCGGCAAATATCCCCTGAGAGGATGTTATGGCATGTCTAAATGCTAGAGAGATTATACCGAGGAGAAATGATAAGTCAGGCCATCTCCTTGTCATACAAGACTTGTATATATAATGTACGATCAAATGGAAATGAATTCAATATGGCCGTATTCAAGCGCGGTACTACTAACCTTACGCATGTTCCAATGAGACCTCCTGAGCTTCGTCAAacttcatctttggcaaATCATCCTCCAGGGGCAGCTGTCTTTTGGCCTGCAACTTAGCAGCAACAGTGTCAACATCTTTCCAAACGCGCAGCAGATTACCTCCAACAACCTTGGCTGCATCAACATTGCTGACACCCTGTCGAAGGAGTTCGGTGATCAGGTCAGGATATTTGGTGACATCTTCAAGGCCTTCAGGAACAGATGGAATGCCGTCAAAGTCCGTACCGATACCAACATGATCGTAACCGATCAGGTTACCGATATAGATAATGTGCTGAGCTGCGTGTGCAAGAGTCGAGTTCTGGGGGTAAAACTCAGGAAGACCGTTATCCTTTCCGGTGTCAACACAAGAGATGAAGTCAGGGGCGATGTTGACCATGACTAGGGAGTTTCGCTTCTTGACGAGTTGTAGAACATTGTCCTTGACGTTTCGAGGATGAGGGCAGACGCTCCAGGCGGAGCTGTGAGAGAAGATGATAGGGGCTTCAGAGCCAGTCCATTCATCCTTGCCGCCCAGTACATCCAACATAGTATCCTCACTGGCAGCCTTGGTTAGGGTCGGGTTCATGGTGGGAAGTTTGTCCAACATACCTGACATGAGAAAGATCAACAATCATGCCGATGCGGTTCATCTCGCCGATAAGCTTGCGACCCAGGGGGCTCACGCCTCCCCACAATGGTTCAGCCTTCCGGTCAGGATCTGACAAAATCGCGGCATCGGCAAATTTGTTGTGACAGTTATGAGTCAAGGTAGCATAGCGCACACCAAGCTCATGGAAACGACGGAGGTTAGACACCTTGTTGCCAATTTGATGTAGACCCTCGATACCAAAGGGTGAGATGAGCTTGCCCTGCTTGAAGGCCTCAAAGGCATTGGAGCTGTCGACCTTTTGAGAGAAGTGGCTAGGATAGGCTGCCTGCAGCCTGCTCATAACATCAATCTGGTCCAATGTGAACTGGACGCCTATATATGTGATTAGCAAGCTAGATGAATCAAGAACCATGACAACTTACTCGAAGCATAGTTCTTGTCAGAGAAGTCGGAACCATTTGATGGACATGGAGCAAACAGACTCCAAAATGCACCACCACTCTGACCCTGGCGAAGGCGGTGCAAGTCAACATGTCCAGGTAGCGCACCCTGCTCGAATGGCTGGGTGAAGTTGTCATCATAAATCTGGTTACCGTATGCAAAACGTAGCACGATTGGAAAGTCAACATGCCCGTCTGGAGTTACCAAGTTAATACACATCCTATCATGACAAGGGTGCAGGTCTCCATACCTATCAATGGCGTATGGCTGAGAATATGTCGTGCTCGCTCCTCGGGCGTTCGCAATCCGTTTCCATAGCGAGGAACACCATTGTAACGGTTACTCACTGGCCGATGCAACAAACTGAGTCCTAAAAGTGCTAGgaaaatagctataatagtCTTTCTAGGCGTTAATTTTGGTGTAGAGGGAGCTTCATGATGTGAGCCTGTATGAAGCTGAGACAGTAATCCTCCCTTGACTGATCTGTTTGCGCCCCTGGTTCTCGATGAACGAGTGGTGTTGTATAATAGGAGAGGTTCATGCCGCCCCATTGTGATGGAAAAAAAATGAAATGAACAATGAATTAATGCAAGGAGAGGTTAATGTGAATAAGAAAGTGATATGACGCTGTAGATgagttgatgtcgttgagttGGGCAAAGTTAAAGGGCACAGGGATAAAGATGTGACGCCCTGAACTCACGGGCTGACAAATACAGTACGCTCAGACTGTCTGTCAGTTGTCCTGAGATTCAATTTGAATAAGATAAGGATAGCTAAGTGAAGTACAAGACATGTTATTAGATATAGGTTACTTAGTTTATACAGAAAGATTCTTGACTTTTGATTGGGAAAACGAAAGAAAAGAG
Coding sequences within:
- a CDS encoding related to microsomal dipeptidase precursor, yielding MGRHEPLLLYNTTRSSRTRGANRSVKGGLLSQLHTGSHHEAPSTPKLTPRKTIIAIFLALLGLSLLHRPVSNRYNGVPRYGNGLRTPEERARHILSHTPLIDGHVDFPIVLRFAYGNQIYDDNFTQPFEQGALPGHVDLHRLRQGQSGGAFWSLFAPCPSNGSDFSDKNYASSVQFTLDQIDVMSRLQAAYPSHFSQKVDSSNAFEAFKQGKLISPFGIEGLHQIGNKVSNLRRFHELGVRYATLTHNCHNKFADAAILSDPDRKAEPLWGGVSPLGRKLIGEMNRIGMIVDLSHVSEDTMLDVLGGKDEWTGSEAPIIFSHSSAWSVCPHPRNVKDNVLQLVKKRNSLVMVNIAPDFISCVDTGKDNGLPEFYPQNSTLAHAAQHIIYIGNLIGYDHVGIGTDFDGIPSVPEGLEDVTKYPDLITELLRQGVSNVDAAKVVGGNLLRVWKDVDTVAAKLQAKRQLPLEDDLPKMKFDEAQEVSLEHA